Proteins encoded in a region of the Sulfurimonas marina genome:
- the miaA gene encoding tRNA (adenosine(37)-N6)-dimethylallyltransferase MiaA codes for MKQLAIIGPTASGKSDLAIKIAQKIDAYILSIDSLSIYKEIDIVSAKPSKEELSLIKHFGIDELYPNEYFSVEILIQIYQDVVKRCQQNDKNLVIVGGTSFYLKSLLDGLSQLPEISKEIKNSVEQKLKNLQECYDLLNHIDPEYMKNIAQTDRYRIEKALLIYEASKLSPSEWFRQNPPKPIIENLEIFNIDVDREVLRERINKRTSKMAEMGLIDEVAYLEQKYTREPNAMSAIGIVEVLDYLDGKVTKEEMIQLITIHTAQLAKRQQTFNRTQFENITSAKLEDLEDIILHKVLSKQRDDDRG; via the coding sequence ATGAAACAACTCGCAATCATAGGTCCGACCGCATCAGGAAAAAGTGATCTCGCAATCAAAATAGCACAAAAAATAGATGCTTATATACTCTCAATCGATTCACTTAGTATCTATAAAGAGATCGATATCGTATCGGCTAAACCATCAAAAGAGGAACTCTCGTTAATCAAACACTTTGGAATAGATGAGCTCTATCCAAATGAGTACTTTAGTGTTGAGATACTTATCCAGATCTATCAAGATGTTGTAAAAAGATGTCAACAAAATGATAAAAACCTTGTAATTGTAGGGGGTACCTCTTTTTATCTAAAATCTTTGCTTGACGGGTTATCACAATTGCCGGAAATCTCTAAGGAGATAAAAAACAGTGTAGAGCAAAAACTCAAAAACCTTCAAGAGTGTTACGATTTGCTCAATCATATAGACCCCGAGTATATGAAAAACATTGCTCAAACCGACCGCTATCGCATTGAAAAAGCACTTTTGATTTATGAAGCTTCAAAGCTCTCACCAAGTGAGTGGTTTAGACAAAACCCTCCAAAACCTATCATAGAAAATCTGGAGATTTTCAACATCGATGTTGATAGAGAAGTACTTCGCGAGAGAATCAATAAACGAACATCTAAAATGGCCGAGATGGGTCTTATTGATGAAGTAGCCTACTTGGAGCAAAAATATACACGAGAGCCAAATGCAATGTCGGCGATTGGGATTGTTGAAGTGCTTGATTATTTAGATGGGAAAGTGACAAAAGAGGAGATGATACAACTCATTACCATCCATACTGCACAACTTGCAAAAAGACAGCAAACATTTAATCGCACTCAGTTTGAAAATATCACGAGTGCGAAACTTGAAGATTTAGAGGATATTATTCTTCACAAAGTTTTGAGTAAGCAGCGGGACGACGATCGCGGATAA
- a CDS encoding cytochrome c3 family protein, whose translation MRYLALVIAFALNLFGANECNSCHQEQTKYMTSECTTCHVDTQPHLKDNLQKTSPVTLTNYQKFYNDDRPIIRSYQGKMQTSYGSSQYFHMQGDVHFQKGMICQDCHSSKELHSDGFWQAKQASKIKCQDCHGTIEKYPWEMENSSEIKAKREGDSLLFHLASGKVIELKPLKLLKRSDALSKAACIAMKNIEAHSKNLECSSCHATWAPQFYGSALTYKEMKNKKQKVEKESLFVRWEEPFLMQNKDGKISPAVPKTPLKTILTDAKGNSTIEQGENLLQPFAPHTIQKKARSCESCHTSSKVLNGTIDSGVFQDKNITHFNLSKVLSEKQRDKLDRRGVCLSCHDTIPNGNLAISTVSHITQMVTIGIDEKQHQTILKRILNMSAWFQIILVLFVVLILIYIIYTTVIKKRSINPRNRGWK comes from the coding sequence ATGCGATATCTTGCACTCGTAATAGCGTTTGCTCTAAATCTTTTTGGAGCGAATGAATGTAATTCGTGCCATCAAGAACAAACAAAATATATGACAAGTGAATGTACAACTTGTCATGTAGATACCCAACCACACCTAAAAGACAATCTACAAAAAACTTCCCCTGTTACACTTACAAACTATCAAAAATTTTATAACGATGACAGACCGATCATCCGTTCTTATCAAGGGAAAATGCAGACTAGTTACGGTTCATCACAATATTTTCATATGCAGGGTGATGTTCATTTCCAAAAAGGGATGATCTGTCAAGATTGTCACAGTTCAAAAGAGCTTCACAGTGACGGTTTTTGGCAGGCAAAGCAAGCGAGCAAGATAAAGTGTCAAGATTGTCACGGAACGATTGAAAAATATCCGTGGGAAATGGAAAATTCGTCAGAGATAAAAGCTAAAAGAGAAGGGGATAGTCTGCTATTTCATCTAGCATCTGGCAAAGTTATAGAACTCAAACCTCTCAAACTTTTAAAAAGAAGTGACGCCTTGTCCAAAGCGGCATGTATAGCGATGAAAAATATTGAGGCTCATTCAAAAAATCTTGAGTGTTCAAGTTGTCATGCTACATGGGCTCCACAGTTTTACGGCTCTGCACTTACATATAAAGAGATGAAAAACAAAAAGCAAAAAGTTGAAAAAGAGAGCTTGTTTGTACGATGGGAAGAGCCGTTTTTAATGCAAAACAAAGATGGAAAAATCAGCCCTGCAGTACCAAAAACACCTCTAAAGACGATACTTACAGATGCTAAGGGAAATAGTACTATTGAACAAGGTGAGAACCTTTTGCAACCATTTGCTCCCCATACAATTCAGAAAAAAGCGAGAAGTTGTGAATCGTGTCATACTTCCTCTAAAGTATTAAACGGAACTATTGATAGCGGAGTATTTCAAGATAAAAATATTACACACTTTAATCTATCTAAAGTTTTAAGCGAGAAACAAAGAGATAAGCTTGATCGCAGAGGTGTTTGTTTATCATGTCACGATACGATTCCAAACGGTAATTTAGCAATTTCGACAGTCTCTCATATTACGCAGATGGTTACGATCGGGATTGATGAAAAACAGCATCAAACGATTCTTAAACGAATACTCAATATGAGTGCTTGGTTTCAGATTATTTTAGTATTATTCGTTGTTTTAATATTGATATATATAATCTATACTACCGTCATAAAAAAGAGATCGATTAATCCGCGAAACAGAGGTTGGAAATGA
- a CDS encoding M16 family metallopeptidase has protein sequence MKFFLALFLLGQIVMAAKIESIEVKGIEVPVIFEEDSRLPIVTTQFVFTNSGSITDTKIAGLAKFSSRILNEGTKKLGADGFAQELESRAIHISSNCGKETFVIEVSSLKEEYAKSMKYLKELVDDPNYSESALEKVKTTMIGGLSRKANDFDYVAAVELNKVLFEGTVLAQPSSGEIETLKKIKLKDVKTFVDEHICLSRAIVVVGGDVTLEDVKKQIKKVLKTLPKGKAEELPHFDVRAESKENVLDRETQQAYIYFGSPYNMDVSDEDNYKARVATFILGMGGFGSRLMEEVRVKRGLAYSAYARVEVTKSRSYLTGYLQTKIESSDEAKTTVKEVFADFVKNGVTQDELEQTKKFLLGSEPLRVETMSQRLNRTFMEYYKGFKLDHSKEELKKIEALQLDELNEFIKKHTEILDLSFAIVTKK, from the coding sequence ATGAAGTTTTTTTTAGCACTTTTTTTATTAGGACAGATTGTAATGGCAGCAAAGATTGAGAGCATAGAGGTAAAAGGGATAGAAGTTCCCGTAATTTTTGAAGAGGATTCAAGACTTCCGATAGTTACAACACAGTTTGTATTTACAAACTCGGGAAGTATAACAGACACGAAGATAGCAGGTCTTGCAAAGTTTTCATCTCGCATTTTAAATGAAGGGACGAAAAAGTTAGGTGCAGACGGTTTTGCACAGGAGTTGGAATCTCGTGCTATTCACATCTCTTCAAACTGTGGAAAAGAGACTTTTGTGATCGAAGTGAGCTCTTTAAAAGAAGAATATGCCAAGTCTATGAAGTATTTAAAAGAGCTGGTAGATGATCCAAACTACAGTGAGAGTGCATTAGAAAAAGTAAAAACTACAATGATTGGCGGACTCTCAAGAAAAGCAAACGACTTTGACTATGTTGCAGCAGTTGAGTTAAACAAAGTACTTTTTGAAGGGACAGTTCTCGCACAACCAAGCAGCGGTGAGATCGAAACACTTAAAAAGATTAAACTCAAAGATGTAAAAACATTTGTAGATGAGCATATTTGTCTATCTCGTGCGATTGTAGTGGTTGGTGGAGATGTGACTTTAGAGGATGTGAAAAAGCAGATCAAAAAAGTTCTAAAAACGCTTCCAAAAGGAAAAGCTGAAGAATTACCACATTTTGATGTAAGAGCAGAGTCTAAAGAGAATGTGTTAGACAGAGAAACACAACAGGCATATATCTATTTCGGTTCTCCATACAATATGGATGTGAGCGATGAGGACAACTACAAAGCTAGAGTAGCTACTTTTATTTTGGGAATGGGTGGTTTTGGAAGCCGTCTTATGGAAGAGGTTCGTGTAAAACGCGGTTTGGCTTACAGTGCATATGCAAGAGTTGAAGTGACAAAATCACGCTCATATCTAACGGGATATCTGCAAACAAAGATAGAATCAAGTGATGAAGCAAAAACAACTGTGAAAGAGGTGTTTGCCGATTTCGTAAAAAACGGCGTGACACAAGATGAACTAGAGCAAACGAAGAAGTTCTTACTTGGAAGCGAGCCGCTTAGAGTTGAGACAATGAGTCAAAGACTTAACCGTACATTTATGGAGTACTATAAAGGGTTTAAACTCGATCACTCTAAAGAGGAGCTAAAAAAGATCGAAGCCCTGCAGCTTGATGAATTAAACGAATTTATAAAAAAACATACAGAGATACTTGACCTTAGTTTTGCGATCGTAACTAAAAAATAA
- a CDS encoding DUF302 domain-containing protein — translation MKSLLFLITFSLSLFSSEMIIKESSCSVDQTVLNIQNIVKNKGLALFATIDHGANAKDVGMELSDSKVVIFGNPKLGTTLMQQDIKAGLDLPLRILVYKDQNGNVKMAYRDGSWLAEHHLLNAPKKIAKVNNAMDKITTRAGQCKKD, via the coding sequence ATGAAAAGTTTACTATTTTTAATTACATTTTCTCTTAGTTTATTCTCTTCAGAGATGATTATCAAAGAGAGTTCTTGCAGTGTTGATCAAACAGTTCTAAATATACAAAATATTGTAAAGAATAAAGGACTTGCTCTGTTTGCTACAATTGATCACGGTGCAAATGCAAAAGATGTAGGAATGGAACTTTCAGACTCTAAAGTGGTGATATTTGGAAACCCTAAACTTGGAACAACACTAATGCAGCAAGATATAAAAGCAGGATTAGACCTTCCACTTCGTATTTTGGTATATAAAGATCAAAACGGAAACGTAAAAATGGCATATAGAGACGGCTCATGGCTGGCTGAGCATCATCTTTTAAATGCCCCTAAAAAAATTGCAAAAGTAAATAATGCAATGGACAAAATTACAACAAGAGCGGGACAATGCAAAAAAGACTAA
- a CDS encoding TIGR00730 family Rossman fold protein, which yields MQNEKRVRFPWEDPKSSKEDPKASELIDRLVKSPTYKLAFQDSDFLESSEARGVRLELDYLKAELQIRKLGIEHTIVVFGSARIVEPKTAIARFNEVEEKLEKAPDDRVLLRELYVAERMIGKSIYYEDARRFGRLVGESGKNPDDCRITIMTGGGPGIMEAANRGSYDVGAKTIGLNILLPHEQFPNPYITPELCFQFHYFAVRKMHFLNRAKALVVYPGGFGTFDELFETLTLIQTEKTTPIPIVLVGKSFWERALNFAFLQEEGVIAAEDLEIFKFVDNANEAWEYILNWYTEKGIPLVQ from the coding sequence ATGCAGAATGAAAAAAGAGTAAGATTTCCTTGGGAGGATCCTAAGTCATCAAAAGAGGACCCAAAAGCATCAGAATTAATCGATAGACTGGTAAAGAGTCCTACATATAAACTGGCTTTTCAAGACAGCGATTTTTTAGAATCGAGTGAAGCACGCGGTGTACGTTTAGAACTAGATTATTTAAAAGCAGAACTACAGATTAGAAAACTTGGTATTGAACATACGATAGTTGTTTTTGGAAGTGCAAGAATAGTAGAACCTAAAACTGCCATAGCACGATTTAACGAAGTGGAAGAGAAGCTTGAAAAAGCACCTGACGATAGAGTGTTATTGCGTGAATTGTATGTTGCCGAGCGTATGATCGGAAAGAGTATCTACTATGAAGATGCACGCAGATTTGGTCGATTAGTTGGCGAGAGTGGAAAAAATCCCGATGATTGTCGTATTACGATTATGACTGGTGGCGGTCCGGGAATCATGGAAGCTGCAAATCGTGGTTCTTACGATGTTGGTGCAAAGACGATCGGACTTAATATTTTGTTACCACATGAACAGTTTCCAAATCCTTATATAACGCCGGAACTCTGTTTTCAGTTTCACTACTTTGCTGTAAGAAAGATGCACTTTTTAAATCGTGCCAAAGCACTTGTTGTATATCCAGGTGGTTTTGGAACGTTTGATGAGCTTTTTGAAACACTCACACTTATACAAACAGAAAAAACAACTCCTATCCCTATAGTACTTGTCGGTAAAAGTTTTTGGGAGAGAGCCCTGAACTTTGCTTTTTTACAGGAAGAGGGTGTAATTGCAGCTGAAGATTTGGAAATATTTAAATTTGTAGACAATGCCAATGAAGCATGGGAATATATACTTAACTGGTATACGGAAAAAGGTATTCCATTAGTGCAATAA
- a CDS encoding tetratricopeptide repeat protein — MKTLIFSLLLLSTSLLARGYNPQEICVNVDKAVKEANFIYKKFDDPTNALVLLNGTDFRSITYRKPDCMTEKQYLSYLEKYAFYSAKSTKNSRNTRTLEEFVKKYPNRPNFLLYLANAYENNYFSQNYYRNKGKMRTQAIDTYKKYIELAKKQKQRVDKHALEFVKSGGLKKAEKTWGKYLNPQNKIPLGSFQAYYIDTREPKKVIYSEGVDTVSINYPYDQFHNINSANFGGYWVGKVKYDKDTKENIVIYQSQATTRIIVDGYIIYDGTNSAEIPYEFKKGVHTIEVEHLNRWHTTNLLVKILPMVKKYSRNELQAVLKPLVEQQTQFWYVGVYESERKGNDITLRIQKSDKPVVLMLQSHRMVTWNIVNDYNVEIKAIVANSTSMVSSISGDVKNSKIFFTDYPVGRGYKSGLEEKRNQKCKCIANGILTCGSSSGFDADTIPKMFGKKIRGFSGKYRTAILAVPQVQMSDKIYREIEVRKEKIDALRAKCTKNKQINTEDLFR, encoded by the coding sequence ATGAAAACTTTGATTTTTTCACTATTACTACTATCTACATCTCTTCTGGCCAGAGGCTATAATCCTCAAGAAATTTGCGTAAATGTTGATAAAGCAGTGAAAGAGGCAAATTTTATCTATAAAAAGTTTGATGATCCTACAAATGCACTTGTTCTTCTTAATGGAACCGATTTCAGAAGTATAACTTATCGAAAACCTGATTGTATGACTGAGAAGCAGTATCTTTCTTATTTAGAAAAATATGCTTTTTATAGTGCTAAAAGTACTAAAAACTCTAGAAATACAAGGACATTGGAAGAGTTTGTAAAAAAATATCCTAACCGTCCAAACTTCCTGCTTTACCTTGCAAATGCTTATGAAAACAATTACTTCTCTCAAAACTATTATAGAAATAAAGGGAAGATGCGTACACAGGCGATCGATACCTATAAAAAATATATAGAGCTTGCAAAGAAACAGAAACAAAGAGTCGATAAACATGCTTTAGAATTTGTTAAAAGCGGTGGACTGAAAAAAGCGGAAAAAACTTGGGGAAAATATCTTAATCCTCAAAACAAGATCCCTCTTGGATCATTTCAAGCTTATTATATTGACACACGTGAGCCGAAAAAAGTTATCTATTCAGAAGGTGTTGATACGGTAAGTATAAACTATCCATACGATCAGTTTCACAATATAAACTCGGCAAATTTTGGCGGATACTGGGTTGGAAAAGTAAAGTATGACAAAGATACAAAAGAGAATATTGTCATTTATCAGAGTCAAGCGACAACGAGAATAATAGTTGACGGATATATTATTTATGACGGAACAAATTCAGCAGAGATTCCGTATGAGTTTAAAAAAGGGGTGCATACCATAGAGGTGGAACATCTCAACAGGTGGCACACTACAAATTTACTTGTAAAAATACTTCCGATGGTAAAAAAGTATAGCCGAAATGAGTTACAGGCGGTACTAAAACCGTTAGTAGAACAGCAAACTCAGTTTTGGTACGTAGGTGTTTATGAGAGTGAACGTAAAGGGAACGATATTACACTTCGTATTCAAAAGTCTGATAAACCTGTTGTGTTGATGTTACAGTCCCATAGAATGGTAACGTGGAACATTGTCAATGATTACAATGTAGAAATTAAAGCGATAGTGGCAAATTCAACTTCGATGGTCTCTTCGATCAGCGGTGATGTGAAAAATAGCAAAATATTTTTTACTGATTACCCTGTTGGACGGGGTTATAAAAGTGGACTTGAAGAGAAAAGAAATCAAAAATGCAAGTGTATAGCTAACGGTATCTTAACATGTGGCAGTTCAAGTGGTTTTGATGCCGATACTATTCCAAAAATGTTTGGGAAAAAGATCAGAGGGTTTAGCGGAAAATATAGAACTGCTATCTTGGCTGTACCGCAAGTACAAATGAGCGATAAAATATATCGAGAGATTGAAGTACGTAAAGAGAAAATAGATGCACTTAGAGCAAAATGTACGAAAAATAAACAGATAAATACAGAGGATTTATTTAGATAA
- the aguB gene encoding N-carbamoylputrescine amidase — translation MVKVAAIQMQMGEDKSQNVAKAKDFVKEAANNGANIILLPELFEGYYFCKDMDQKYFSWAQPLENNPVIAEFIPLAKEHHVVILVSYFEKTEDKYFNSLVAIDTDGTVMDNYRKTHIPDGPGYEEKFYFTPGDTGFKVYKTEFGNVGVGICWDQWFCETARALTLMGADIIFYPTAIGSEPEIHLDSKEHWQRVQMGHAATNTIPVVAANRIGKEIGESCELTFYGSSFITDYTGEKIAEASRDKEEIIYGEFDFAENAKQREYWGLIRDRRPAAYSKLCEE, via the coding sequence ATGGTAAAAGTTGCAGCGATTCAGATGCAAATGGGTGAAGATAAAAGTCAAAATGTTGCAAAGGCAAAGGACTTTGTTAAAGAAGCGGCAAACAATGGTGCAAATATTATCCTCTTACCGGAGTTGTTTGAAGGATACTATTTTTGTAAAGATATGGATCAAAAATATTTTTCTTGGGCACAGCCACTAGAAAATAATCCTGTAATTGCAGAGTTTATCCCATTGGCAAAAGAGCATCATGTTGTGATCTTGGTGAGTTACTTTGAAAAAACAGAAGATAAATATTTTAACTCTTTAGTTGCAATTGACACTGACGGAACAGTGATGGATAACTATCGTAAAACACATATCCCAGATGGTCCAGGATATGAAGAGAAGTTCTACTTTACTCCAGGGGATACAGGCTTTAAAGTGTATAAGACAGAGTTTGGAAATGTAGGGGTTGGGATCTGCTGGGATCAGTGGTTTTGTGAAACTGCACGCGCGCTTACACTTATGGGTGCCGACATTATTTTCTATCCGACTGCGATCGGAAGCGAGCCTGAGATCCATTTAGATTCTAAAGAGCACTGGCAACGTGTGCAAATGGGTCATGCTGCAACAAATACTATCCCTGTAGTTGCTGCAAATAGAATTGGAAAAGAAATAGGTGAGAGTTGCGAGCTTACTTTTTACGGTTCTTCATTTATCACTGACTATACGGGTGAGAAGATAGCTGAAGCGAGCCGTGATAAAGAGGAGATCATCTACGGTGAATTTGACTTTGCAGAGAATGCAAAGCAAAGAGAGTACTGGGGGCTTATCCGCGATCGTCGTCCCGCTGCTTACTCAAAACTTTGTGAAGAATAA
- a CDS encoding AAA family ATPase: MTQTLIGQIDRILFEDDGFVIAVLKSGEKVSGTYYESSIESIKGSAVTLKGVWEEHKKYGRTFKFESLKVNQNELFFFLNKIIKGFTKKLAADLIEHFGSKELVNILDNDIERLLEFKGIKEKRLKKIQSSWKQFRSMRNLGEFLSPFDVSPALLTTIANAMKDVQEPCTKIKENPYVLTNISGIGFKRADELALKMGVAAEDENRLSSAMDYVLLEYCEANGNSCISKQILFTALDELLGFFNKENLYEAILVERVAEQSIVLMKHDRVSPARLYDAEKFLYDTFSKRAKLDNGGFVKDLDSFLADQELKLGEQQRKAVESINQGASLLFLVGYAGTGKSTTSKTILNLLNTRYDKKEIITCALSGIASQRISDTTGYESATIQSLLVKHEESDKFPYSVVLIDEASMINSSLFARLMGKVSNGAIVIVVGDDAQLPPIGAGNVLSDMLELQFAPIVKLTQIYRQSEDQAITLIANDIRQAQVPQYRAKYEDFEFIDVSIANYYALKNQLSQDELKDLREKNSQDIIAEMLHKVVESIEKARYRLNNKQIKEYLNYFQVITPMKGGTLGTTNLNKILQEYFNPNPKKCFKKGGVEFRLMDKVVHTKNENMTSWSSDGFKMGEDSAQRRVFNGMSGLLFKIEDEDEQLFVYYPNEDIVVQYEFDEAKNYLMLSYALTIHKVQGMEYDIVVIPMSFSHYIMHNTKLIYTAITRAKHRCIIIGESGAFENACRRVETTKRDTVLLELN; the protein is encoded by the coding sequence ATGACACAGACACTTATTGGGCAGATCGACAGAATCCTTTTCGAAGATGACGGATTTGTTATTGCTGTACTTAAAAGTGGAGAGAAAGTCAGCGGTACATACTATGAGAGTAGTATTGAAAGTATTAAAGGCTCCGCTGTTACTCTAAAAGGGGTATGGGAGGAGCATAAAAAGTACGGACGTACTTTTAAGTTTGAATCTCTTAAAGTAAATCAAAATGAACTCTTTTTCTTTTTAAACAAAATAATAAAAGGTTTTACGAAAAAACTTGCAGCCGATCTGATAGAACATTTTGGTTCTAAAGAGTTGGTAAATATCTTAGATAATGATATAGAGAGACTTTTAGAGTTTAAAGGGATAAAGGAAAAACGTCTTAAAAAGATCCAATCCTCTTGGAAACAGTTTCGCTCTATGAGAAATTTGGGAGAGTTTTTAAGCCCTTTTGATGTTTCCCCAGCATTACTTACTACAATTGCAAATGCGATGAAAGATGTACAAGAACCTTGTACAAAGATCAAAGAGAACCCTTACGTACTTACAAATATCTCTGGCATTGGTTTTAAACGTGCCGATGAATTAGCCCTTAAAATGGGTGTAGCAGCTGAGGATGAAAACAGGCTTAGTTCGGCAATGGATTATGTACTTTTAGAGTACTGCGAAGCTAACGGAAATAGCTGTATTTCAAAACAGATCCTTTTTACTGCCCTTGATGAACTACTTGGATTTTTTAACAAAGAGAACCTTTATGAGGCTATTTTAGTTGAACGTGTTGCAGAGCAAAGCATTGTGCTAATGAAGCACGATCGTGTCTCTCCTGCAAGACTGTATGATGCTGAGAAGTTTTTATACGATACATTCTCTAAAAGAGCAAAACTTGATAACGGCGGTTTTGTAAAAGATCTTGACAGTTTTTTAGCGGATCAGGAGTTAAAACTTGGAGAGCAGCAGAGAAAAGCGGTAGAGTCAATCAACCAAGGTGCAAGTCTGCTCTTTTTAGTGGGATATGCAGGTACCGGTAAATCAACCACTTCAAAAACTATTCTCAATCTTTTAAACACGCGTTACGATAAAAAAGAGATCATCACCTGTGCACTCAGCGGTATTGCATCGCAGCGTATCAGCGATACGACGGGGTATGAGAGTGCGACTATTCAATCGCTCTTGGTAAAACACGAAGAATCGGATAAGTTTCCATACTCGGTGGTGCTTATTGATGAGGCGAGTATGATAAACTCCTCGCTCTTTGCCAGACTGATGGGGAAAGTTTCCAACGGTGCAATCGTGATCGTAGTTGGGGATGATGCTCAGCTTCCACCTATCGGAGCGGGAAATGTTCTAAGTGATATGCTTGAATTGCAGTTTGCCCCGATTGTAAAACTTACACAGATCTACCGTCAAAGTGAAGATCAGGCAATCACACTTATCGCTAATGATATTCGTCAGGCACAAGTGCCGCAGTATCGTGCAAAGTATGAGGATTTTGAGTTTATTGATGTAAGTATTGCAAACTATTACGCTTTGAAAAATCAGCTTTCACAAGATGAGTTAAAAGATCTGCGTGAGAAAAATTCTCAAGATATCATTGCTGAGATGTTGCATAAAGTGGTTGAGTCGATCGAAAAAGCGCGTTACAGACTTAACAATAAACAGATCAAAGAGTATCTGAACTATTTTCAAGTGATTACTCCTATGAAGGGTGGGACACTCGGTACGACAAATCTCAATAAAATTTTGCAGGAGTACTTTAACCCAAATCCGAAAAAATGTTTTAAAAAGGGAGGTGTAGAGTTTCGTTTGATGGATAAGGTAGTTCATACAAAAAATGAGAACATGACCTCTTGGAGTTCCGATGGATTTAAGATGGGGGAAGATTCAGCTCAAAGACGCGTATTTAACGGAATGAGCGGGCTTTTATTTAAGATAGAAGATGAAGATGAACAACTGTTCGTATATTATCCGAATGAGGATATTGTGGTGCAGTATGAGTTTGATGAAGCAAAAAACTATTTGATGCTCTCGTATGCCCTTACTATCCATAAAGTGCAGGGGATGGAGTATGACATAGTTGTTATTCCTATGAGTTTTTCTCACTATATTATGCACAACACAAAACTCATCTATACTGCGATCACAAGAGCAAAACACAGATGTATAATTATCGGTGAAAGTGGCGCTTTTGAGAATGCATGTAGAAGAGTTGAAACTACAAAAAGAGATACCGTTTTACTGGAGTTAAATTGA
- a CDS encoding dehypoxanthine futalosine cyclase, giving the protein MQKRLTKEEALDLIRNADLKELGRLATQRKKELHPDGVTSFVIDRNINYTNICWVDCKFCAFYRHEKDADAYVLTFDEIDAKIDELLEIGGTQILFQGGVHPKLKIEWYEDLVEHIHTKYPQITIHGFSSIEIDFIAKVSRISVSEVLARLKAKGLASIPGAGAEILSDKVRDIIAPKKIDSDVWVDIHRQAHKLDIKSTATMMYGTVESDEDIIDHLDMVRNLQDETGGFRAFIMWSFQGKNTELLRLIPDMPKPSSNRYLRLLAVARLYLDNVPNIQSSWVTQGPYIGQMALHFGANDLGSTMMEENVVSSAGASFRMAKDEMVHLIKEIGETPAIRNTAYDILETF; this is encoded by the coding sequence ATGCAAAAAAGACTAACAAAAGAAGAAGCACTTGATTTAATTAGAAACGCTGATCTCAAAGAGCTGGGAAGATTAGCGACACAACGAAAAAAAGAGTTACATCCTGATGGTGTTACATCGTTTGTCATTGATAGAAATATCAACTACACAAATATCTGCTGGGTTGATTGTAAATTCTGTGCATTTTACAGACACGAAAAAGATGCAGATGCATATGTACTTACGTTTGATGAGATCGATGCAAAGATCGATGAACTTTTAGAGATTGGCGGGACACAGATCCTTTTTCAAGGAGGCGTACATCCAAAACTGAAGATTGAATGGTATGAGGATTTAGTTGAACATATCCATACAAAATATCCACAAATTACGATTCACGGTTTTTCTTCAATCGAGATCGACTTTATCGCTAAGGTCTCACGTATCTCTGTTTCGGAAGTTTTAGCACGTCTTAAAGCAAAAGGTTTAGCATCTATCCCTGGTGCGGGGGCAGAGATCCTCTCAGACAAAGTAAGAGATATCATTGCGCCGAAAAAGATTGACAGTGATGTATGGGTAGATATCCATAGACAGGCACACAAACTTGACATTAAATCAACTGCGACTATGATGTACGGAACTGTTGAGAGTGATGAAGATATTATCGATCACCTCGATATGGTAAGAAACTTGCAAGACGAAACCGGAGGATTCCGTGCGTTTATCATGTGGAGTTTCCAAGGGAAAAACACTGAGCTTTTACGCCTGATTCCGGATATGCCAAAACCATCATCAAATAGATACCTTAGACTTTTAGCGGTTGCACGTCTGTATCTTGATAATGTTCCAAATATCCAAAGTTCATGGGTGACACAAGGGCCGTACATCGGGCAGATGGCTCTTCATTTCGGAGCAAATGATCTCGGTTCAACTATGATGGAAGAGAATGTTGTAAGCTCGGCGGGAGCTAGCTTTAGAATGGCAAAAGATGAGATGGTACACCTTATCAAAGAGATAGGTGAAACACCGGCAATTAGAAATACGGCGTACGATATTTTAGAGACTTTTTAA